The Kryptolebias marmoratus isolate JLee-2015 linkage group LG9, ASM164957v2, whole genome shotgun sequence nucleotide sequence CCCATTAATTTAGGAAGGCTTAAAGGTCAGTTCCAAATGGTTTGGAGTCCATCAGTCTAACCGTGAGGGAGATTactcacaagtggaaaacatttaagacagctgctggAGTGGACACCCCAGAAAGATCCGCCAAAAGGTCAGACCATGAAGtactcagaaaaataaaaaaacaaacaaacttcatCTCAGACTCTATAGTCTTTCATTTGCAGGccaaaggttaaagttcatgataGGAGAATTAgtaaaaagactgaacaagtgaGGCTTGGGTTGAAGAGTTGCCAGGAGAAAACCTCTTCTCTCTCTAGAGCATGGCAGCACGAGTTAGGTTTGTAAAGTTACATCTGAAGGAACCGCAAGATTTGTGGAACAAAGTCCTTTGCACGGGCGACAGCAAAATCGAGATGTTTACCCGTAACGCACAGCTCTACCgtttgctgaaaacaaaacagcaagttAGAAAACACGTCATAGCAAccgtcaagcacggtggtggagagctgatgatttgggcttgttttccagccacaggacctggacACCCTGCAGTCATGGAGCTGATCCTGACCAAAGAATTCTCTGAAGGTTGGCTTAAACTGGATCATTTAACAGGAGAACAATCCCAATCATGGAGTGCATTATGTTTTGCACAcggcttttccttttttgtccaATAACAAATGACAAGGTGGaatttgttgtgcttttgtacacttgaggttagatttggatcattttagaacctgctAAAGACCAGATATTCTTTATCGTGTCCTCATGCATAAAACCCTAGAAAGTGACAGagtgaactttgtttttttcccacgaCTGTGATAATTAACGTATCCTTTAACATCCTTTATTTGATTCAACAGATGTTCACAAAGCAGGTTAGAACATGAGCTTGcaaatttttattcttttctttttattcaaagtaaGTCCAGTAAGCATAAAGACTGCATGGTAATTTCTTTGCCTTTCGATACATTCTGAGCTATAAAAGTTGGTTTGTTTCAATTAGAAGTGTCACAAAGGAACTTGTTTAGAAGATATTACTGTTAAAGGAATCACACTTAAATATTCCCTGATTGCACAGAGTTCAGATGAGCCTTAGACTGTTTGGCTTCTTGGGAGACGGCTTCTGGGTAATCTGCGAACGGATGTGAGCCGAGCGCCGAGAGACAACCCGCTGCTGTATCATGTCGCCCCCTTCTTTAGCAGGAGGAGAAACATGCACAAGCACTGCAACAATCTGAAACGAAACAGCTGGAATGAGCTGGAATCACTGCGTTGTGCTTCAAATGATCTGTAGATGTTCAAAGGACTAAATGCAGGCTTTTAGGTTTAACAGGCTCAGTGCCGACACACATGCAAACGAAGAATGTCAAGAGAATCTAGCTTATAATTCTATTTGATAAAGAAATGTTACggtcaaacatttttaacatcatACATTTGTGGTGTTCCCATCTACAGATCATTTTTAGCATGATTCAAACAGAGTCAAAACGTAATAAAGAGGTTATAAAATGAATTGTGCACGGAAAAATAATGTGACTTTTTGTCACGTCTCTGACATCAAACAGACTGAAGGTACTCTGTACAAATCTTCTCCTGAGCTCACAAGCATGAAACCAGGTTTATGATGCAATTTCTTGAAACACTTTGACCTGCGTGAAGCCTTTTTCGTCGTTCTTTTCatttgtaaagaaagaaaatggggaagaagaagaaattaaaaaaaaaaacctcctaagttaacttttcatttaaaacattctCACAGTCCCCACCCGCCCCANNNNNNNNNNNNNNNNNNNNNNNNNNNNNNNNNNNCCACCCCCCCTCCCACCATGCCCAATACATCAAACCCCCACATACCAAAAGAAGGCACCACAGCTTCTAAACAGACTCACTGACCAAGAGAACGAAACAACAGCTTGAAATGAAACGACTGACAGAGCCTGGAAGGGCTTCATTCACGTTACAGACTACAAACGTCTCGACGGGGAGACACAAAACTGGTTCTAATGAGCCTGACCGCGTCGTCTCAGTTTCTGTGGTCAGGCATTAACAGTCTTCTTCTTTTCCCGCAGCAAGGTCACACTCAGTGTCCGACACTTCCACCTCAGCCAGAGGCCTCAGGGTTCATCACATGTAGCGGAGTGAAAGACAGGGGGCACTGGTGCTACATGACGACGAGCCTCCCGTCACGTAggctcagtttctgtctgtgtgctcTGTTTTAGATTCAGCGTTCCCTTATCCGCCCTCGTCGTCAGGGTCCAGAGGGCTGCTACATAACATTATTCATGCAGCGATCCTCTTGTTGCATAAATGCGCAGGATTCATTTCTTCGGGGtggttaaataatttaaatcagaaGTCACCGCGGAGTGAAGCATTTTCTTTGCATTGTATCCGCTTCTCCAAAATTCGTACTCGTTTTCCCCGCGTCAGTCAGTGGATGTTTGACTCTTTTAAACCAGAGTGGAGGGAATTAAAAGACAGGAGCCCCTATTTTCATCTGGATCCAGGGCGGGGTCACCGGGGGAGGGGGCagactgcctttttttttcttttcttttagttcacTTTGTCTTGGAAAATGTAGAGGTTGTTGGTGGCTGCTACGGCGATGATGTTCTCCTGCGGGTGCCACGTCGTGTGAAGGATCTTCTTGCTGAAGTCGAGGCTGTCCACACTGATCTCGTCCTTGCGACGTTTCCCACCAACGCACACCTAAGGCGGCAGAAACAGGGATGAGTGTTTACACATTTAGCTGCCCACATCAGGACTCAGCGCCGAGACGCTGAAGAAGAACGTAAGCTAACAGAAAGATTCCCCAAGACATTAAATTCACTTCACATTGCTGAGATTGGAGAAAGCCGCAGCCGTTTTAGGCAcgatgtaaaactgacagacatTTGAAAAGTTTCTTTTCCATTAACGGAATAAATTCCAACATTTACTCACTTTTTAAGCCTTTCTTCTCTTAGGAAAACGGTTTTGCTCTTTAACTCCTAAGCGCTGCACTGCAGCAGGTCCCACATCTGTAGTCTTTCTGCAGCGTTAAGCTGAACGGGTCATGTGTTTTGTTCCATTGTGCAAATGTGCTCCAACTCATTTTTGATTGATGATTGGCACAGATACATGATCATCTAACCTCTTCCTTTGTggaatttagacatttttgacTCTTGAAGTCATGGTCCAATGCGAAAGACTtggaaaaaatattacaaaatcaAGAACTTAAATGTATGTTTATCTTTATAAAGCCATCTTGGTTTCACTGACTATTTTTTCCCATCGCAATGACCAGTCAATGGAATTCTTTTGTATGGGATGATGCAATAGCTTCCAATAGAGTGGACTATATGCAGCAGTGGCCAAAATTGCAGGCATTTATagataaaaaacacttttaaacagcTGTACACTGTAGTGACCTCTATGCGTGAAAGGGTTAAGCAAAACAGTCAGTTTTGGACGACCCTCTTTCAGCTTCAACCCTAAAATCAGCAACATCTAGTCGAGAATTTGACCTTTTCTGCACGTTTTGGCTGagacttttacattttcaagCATTTATTGCTGATGCCATGCTAATAATACTGCACATCTGCTGTACACCGAgttaaaagtttctgttttaagaGCGTGCtgcttcagcagtgtgtttaggATTCTTGCTGGAAGGTGACCATTATCCCTTTGTCCCAGTGTTGTATCTCTGGAAGACTCTATTTCCCCTGAAgaatttctgtttattatttgctCCAGCCATCTTTCCCTAACTTATGTTCCgcttcccagtccctgctgatggaaAATATCACCCACCGCATGACGCTGCCATCGCCAGACTGCACTCTGGAGATTTGGTTCAATTTTAGTCTCATACCACCGAACAgccaatatgcatttttttcctccacacatTCCAAACAGTCTGCCTTTTGCTCTTCAAGCAATTTCTTTGATGAATATTTGAATAATGGAGAATACTTTTCCGACCCACTGTGACAAAGATTGCTGCAAGACACTAACGGAACTGTTCCAGCAGATGTCATTCTGTGGTTTAGGACTTTGAGTAAAACATCAGACAGAGGCATTACcctgtctaaaataaaattaaagtgcAGATTTAAAATCTAATAACAGGACTAGTTTATTGCACAGACTACGCTCACAATCTTGCTCGATGTTGTGAAAAAGAATGATGCAAAAGTAGCAATAAAAAGTGGAACATAAATGTTAGCTCCATCTGACTTGTTCtgaattataaaataataaaaaaaataaataaataaataaaaaattcttgTCAGGAAACAGCATGCTCATGTCATGTTTCCAGGATATGCCATTAGGCACGTGGTAGGTCATTTGTGAAAATTTCCATCCATTAAAATTTGCCACATAACAACAGGAATGGGTACAGATGAAAAGATTTTAAGCGACGTCTGTTCAGAAAACTGTGATAAATGTTTACAGGGTGACTTGAGTTGTCCGACCTGTCCTGGAGTCTCAAGCACTTAAAGCCTAAATCCAGTCGACTTTCATTTACGCAGGATTACAGTGATTACGTAAAGTGGCTCACCTTGCGAGGCTTCAGAATAGCTCGGGGTTTGCTGTTCTCTCTGGACGCTTCCAGCGTGACGTCCCGTTTGGTGTTGCGGTCGAACATTCGGAAGAAATTGTTGTACGAGCCGGTCATTATGACGCTGAGGAGGCGAGAAGCAGAGGGTTACTGAGACGGGTGCGTGGATCGGCTGATTGATAATGGCTTGACTGAGAAGAAGTCCCACCTGTCTGAGCCATTCCAGACACACTCAAACTTGTCAAAGATGCAGTCGTTCTCGTACAGAGAACAAAGCTTGCCTCGTAAATAGTCgtgaacctaaaaaaaaaaaaaaacaattgctaAGTCAATACAAGGCATCTGAAATTCATTGCATTGCCTTTTAGTGAATAACAGTAAGCTGCACCGCCATATGCTCAACTTTCAGTAATCCTTGAGTCCTGCTGACCCACGCTAAGATGTTTGGTAGCAGGTGGAAGTAGAATTGAAAAACAGAATCCCTTGAGCCCAGCTGATGGCCTTATCAATCATGACCACATCAGACAGGGTGGATCTGACCCCGATGACCACATGGTGGGAGGTTTAACCCTTTGGGATGCATCTGCACCAACACCATCCCCTGAAGGACGCTCGGCTTAATAACCCTTCCTGGAGTAATTGCTAAAGATGACAAGGTTACAGACTGACAGGATGACAGCGAAACAGGATTACGCTGAGTGATTAGCCTGAAATCAATAAGTCTTGATTTGATTTGGCCCCTGCTGTAATTTACTAACTTCACCagtaaaggatttttttttggagcGTTCAGACCGTCCAAATAAGACTCAAGAACAAATCTGGGAATTTCCTGGCCCGTGAGCTACATTTGATGTCCCCATTCGGCTCGCGTGAGGTCAATGGAAAAtcagaaatcaaacataaatgaATCATGTCAATCAAAAAAActctgcttttagtttgaaaccagctttttttgtgtgcttttattttcaaggcAAGCAGCACTCGCAATCCAATCACCCAAAATAGATGTAAAAAGTGCAAGGTCTAAACAGGGCCAGAGTGTAGAGGTTTCCACAAGACATGGACCTCTGGGTATTTGTTTACTGGAGTCAATGGCAACCTCAAGAACATACCTGATAGGTTTCAAGTGGTTTGTTCTCCATCTGGAGGTCCCACACTTTGACAGTGAGGTAGTCCCGTGTCATCAGGTAGCGTCCATTGTGGCTGAACTTCACGTCTGAGATGGATGAAatgatttcagagaaaaaagaGCGGGTGGATGGATCCTCGGGCTCCTCGAAGtctaaaagtgacagaaaccAAGAGATAAAAGGACTCATTTTATATACAGCAGATAATCTGACTCTGTTAAAGTGCAACATGTTACTGGCtcaagtaggtttttttttttaatcttacgCTATAAAAAATAACAGCGCGGTTTTTGTTTGGATTGCACCGTCTGTCACTGAAGCAGACAACAATGCCTGACTGTTGCcgcggcagcagctgcatctcATCGCAGAATTATTCAGGGAGATAATCGCGGGTCAGCTCGGTGGGCAAATATTGGTTATGATTCATATTGATTTTGGCAGCTGCTGATCTGTGTGCAGGCCATCACACAGGGGGATGAGAGCCAGGCATTCCATCGTTAGCTGTCAACTTAATGTTCctccccttcttcttctcccagctctctttctcagaaaaaaaaaaaaaaatgcccccACCATTCTCCCCCTCGAGCCAATCCTTCCTCAGCTGATGCCTGGAGCATCGCTCTGTGATGTGTCAGTGGGGAGTCTAACTAGGGAGGCTGCGTGAGAGATGAAAAAAATGGGGGGGATGAGGAAGggataagaaaaacaaatcaatgtcAAAGTGCTGGGCACACATGAGCCCCGctggatttgtgtgtgtgtgtctgccagAAAAGGGGGTGTTTGTGAAGAAGCGTGTGTATGTATTAATGCATGTGTGCGCGTCCCTGCCCTCCCGCTCCAGGGGTGTATAATAGGGTCCCTGGGGAGTTGGCAGGAGGGGGTTAGAGGACTCGTTTGGTCCCTCTCACTCCGTCTTTGGGGCTTTTGCCAATTCCCTTCTAAATCCTGCTTCCATCCCTCACCCATCTATCTATCCTCTGTAACACTGATTGATACCAGCAGCCTCGGGGTTTTATAGGTAAGGAAGGAGAGTAATTGTGGTGCTGAGTTGTGTATATACACAGGGTTTATAaagttatgtgtgtgtgtgtgtgtgtgtgtgtggatgttaCAGGAAGACAGGAGGTGTGTATGTGCTTCAGGGAAGACATTACACATCTTTCTGAATAGTACATGCTTATGCAGGGAGACATGTATTGACATATCTATATCCTGAagctttgtgtctgtgtgtgagataCCTACTGTAAATTGTAGTATCAAGTCTGCTCTAAACCCCATCCAAAtcaaaagatttttcttttatttatatatataatcagTATTCTTGTGCTCATGTGAAATTCAACAGGCCGTGTTAACGCGGTCCAGCGGTAGCATCAATATGTTGGAGGAAATGACTGACATTATCGAACAACAAGGTGTGTCCATGAGGGACTAATGCGATTGCTCTCATGACATTGATTTCCCTGCTAAAATGTCAATGTATTCATTATTCATCCGGCcaaagtgtgtgcatgtgatgTTAAGACTTAAAGAAACGCCTGTTGTTTAAGATGCGCTGCAAGATTTATCGACGGCTTATCAATCGTGGCAAGTGAAGCAGGGAGAAGCCCGCGAGTCGCAAGTATACTGAGACGAAGTGGGTCCAGAAAAACTGAGCATTAATGTGTTACCACAGGATTAACATGGTGTAAACaatgtctgctgtttttgttttgaccaaATCTGTATGAAACAGTGATAAAGCCAGGCATTATGTGAACAGAAACCTATAAACATAACCATCCCGCCTCTTCAGCCACTCTTTGTCCTGATCTATGACACAGAatccttcttttttccccatgaAGCCCTCTGCTGATACTCACATTTGCTGTGCCTGTCGCAGAGCGCCGCCTGTCTCATGTCACAGAGGCGTATTGAGCCCTTACTGCTGCTGTAGGCGAAGGTGTGACAATGCTGGGGGTGAAACTCCGCTGAGGTGATGACCTCCGTCAACTCCTCCATGTTTGCAGGCTTGATGTCCACAATGTCTGGGAGACCCGTGTTAAGGAACATGCGTTTAAAAATGGACATACAGTGGACACCTACGGCACAATTAACACTGAGAATAATGACTGCTGGTTCAAACTGTAGCGCTCGAAAAAAAATTGCCCATTCTCTCTTCGCCCAAAAACTGTTGGAAATCGACACCAGCTGCCCGTGACTCTGAGCAGgaccaatggatggatggaagaccCGAATGAGTCTAAGAGGATACTGAAGCTGCGGTCGGTGATCTCCAGGTTCCACAGGTTCACCCGGAGGTCGTCTGTGGAGATGTAGGTCTGAAGGTCTGAGTTGACGGAGATGGAGTTGATGTGGTATGTGTGGGCGTTGCTGAAGACACGTCTGGCTGTAGCCTCAACCATCAAATCCATCGGCTGCAGCACTGGCACCTAGGAGCAGATAAAAGgtcatttagaagaaaaaaagatggagagTACGTAAAATTATGCTCGGCAGGAAGATTCCTATTGACAGCTTTTGATGAGTTTTATCATGCTGGTAGATCATTTTGTTTGATGTCAGTGGGGTTCACAGAGGCTGTCTCGTATTTTCATCTTTGCATTCCGTGTAGGGTAacgtgcgtgtttgtgtgtatgcaagtgtgtgtgtgcaaaactGAAACCCCATGACTCCAGGGATTCATTTGACATTTACTCCACAAAAGATAATGAAACAGAGTCAGAAACTGGGCAGCTCCGGGGCTATTTGATGAGCAGGCCATAGACAGACTGTGAATATCTGTTTGCTGCACAGTTATTCAGTGATCACACCTCCCTTTCTCCTCATCCTCATATAGCTGCTGAATGAGTCCCTCCTGCTCGCTCGCTTGTGCGTGTTTAGGATGGTCAGAGAAGAAGGTGGCACCAAGAGATGGCCTTAGGGCATCGCTGGGCCCTGCTGAGGAATGATAACTGAACTCTGCAGAATTAcgacaggcacacacacactcacacacactaaTACAGACGGTTTTTACAGTGCCGAGCGGGCTTCAAAGACGCCCAGCACCAGTCTGCAAGGAGCCCCCCCGTTGGCCAGATAAAACCCagacaaagagagaaaagaggggAGGGAGCCAGGAGAACAAATCGGCTCCTTCTTtactaatcttttttttttcctttcttttttgtccaCTGCTGGCACTGACAGAAAGACATGGCAGCTCAGCAGGCTGCTGTATCTCCATGGGTGTCACTTCCTTTCCATGTCTTTCACTCGCTGTCCAGAGAGACAAGGGCCTTATTAACCCATAACCTGAAACACTGATAGCTACACTGTTCAACCTGGCCCAGGCCCCTCCCCGTAATCTAATAGTTCcttaaaagttgtaaaaagcaTCTGCTCAATTtaatttacttaaataaaaaaaaaccaaaaaaaaaaccgcTAAAACAGGTCTCTACATGAAGCAGTCTTTCcccaaacacatttcttttttaagtacATGTTCttcttaaatttacttttttttggatCTCCATTCAgacaaacattttctctctcttcccctGCTTTCTCTCCATGCAGATTTTACAGCCACTAAACAGGATTGCCACAGTCCTGACCCGTCCTGCAGGTTGCTATGATCCAGACAAAAGAGGGACAGACACGCTGAGCACAGCACTAATCTGCTatggcagacacacacacacacacacacacacactatgtgtgtgtttaatttaaacaggTAGTGAAGTGATAAGAGTAACCTATGGATGAACTGATAGCTCATTCTTATTTTCCACTCAAAACTGTATCAAAAATAGGATGCCTCTCGTTTGTTACTACTAAAAGTCACCATCTGAAGTTTAAACCCgtcattaaacacaaaatacactcagacaatt carries:
- the LOC108245816 gene encoding serine/threonine-protein phosphatase 2A 55 kDa regulatory subunit B beta isoform isoform X1, which gives rise to MKCFSRYLPYIFRPPSTILSSTCHTEADIISTVEFNSTGELLATGDKGGRVVVFQREQESKTQPHRRGEYNVYSTFQSHEPEFDYLKSLEIEEKINKIKWLPQQNAAYFLLSTNDKTVKLWKISERDKRPEGYNLKDEDGRIRDPSTITSLRVPVLQPMDLMVEATARRVFSNAHTYHINSISVNSDLQTYISTDDLRVNLWNLEITDRSFNIVDIKPANMEELTEVITSAEFHPQHCHTFAYSSSKGSIRLCDMRQAALCDRHSKYFEEPEDPSTRSFFSEIISSISDVKFSHNGRYLMTRDYLTVKVWDLQMENKPLETYQVHDYLRGKLCSLYENDCIFDKFECVWNGSDSVIMTGSYNNFFRMFDRNTKRDVTLEASRENSKPRAILKPRKVCVGGKRRKDEISVDSLDFSKKILHTTWHPQENIIAVAATNNLYIFQDKVN
- the LOC108245816 gene encoding serine/threonine-protein phosphatase 2A 55 kDa regulatory subunit B beta isoform isoform X3, encoding MYVYEEERRSYLKADIISTVEFNSTGELLATGDKGGRVVVFQREQESKTQPHRRGEYNVYSTFQSHEPEFDYLKSLEIEEKINKIKWLPQQNAAYFLLSTNDKTVKLWKISERDKRPEGYNLKDEDGRIRDPSTITSLRVPVLQPMDLMVEATARRVFSNAHTYHINSISVNSDLQTYISTDDLRVNLWNLEITDRSFNIVDIKPANMEELTEVITSAEFHPQHCHTFAYSSSKGSIRLCDMRQAALCDRHSKYFEEPEDPSTRSFFSEIISSISDVKFSHNGRYLMTRDYLTVKVWDLQMENKPLETYQVHDYLRGKLCSLYENDCIFDKFECVWNGSDSVIMTGSYNNFFRMFDRNTKRDVTLEASRENSKPRAILKPRKVCVGGKRRKDEISVDSLDFSKKILHTTWHPQENIIAVAATNNLYIFQDKVN
- the LOC108245816 gene encoding serine/threonine-protein phosphatase 2A 55 kDa regulatory subunit B beta isoform isoform X2, which translates into the protein MEEESDTRKINNSFLRDHNYATEADIISTVEFNSTGELLATGDKGGRVVVFQREQESKTQPHRRGEYNVYSTFQSHEPEFDYLKSLEIEEKINKIKWLPQQNAAYFLLSTNDKTVKLWKISERDKRPEGYNLKDEDGRIRDPSTITSLRVPVLQPMDLMVEATARRVFSNAHTYHINSISVNSDLQTYISTDDLRVNLWNLEITDRSFNIVDIKPANMEELTEVITSAEFHPQHCHTFAYSSSKGSIRLCDMRQAALCDRHSKYFEEPEDPSTRSFFSEIISSISDVKFSHNGRYLMTRDYLTVKVWDLQMENKPLETYQVHDYLRGKLCSLYENDCIFDKFECVWNGSDSVIMTGSYNNFFRMFDRNTKRDVTLEASRENSKPRAILKPRKVCVGGKRRKDEISVDSLDFSKKILHTTWHPQENIIAVAATNNLYIFQDKVN